Genomic DNA from Brienomyrus brachyistius isolate T26 chromosome 22, BBRACH_0.4, whole genome shotgun sequence:
CCCGCATGTTAGTATAAGTAAAAGAAACCGTTGTCTTGGCTGCCTGGGTTGTGGCACTATGAccagatgcaaaaaaaaaaaatggaatcaCAAGGGGGCTAGCAAAAAGCTTTAAAACTCATCGCCGCAAGCACCCCTACCTCTCCTGTACATACAGAGCATCACGAGGTCAGTGTCAGGACCTCAAATACAGTCATCCAGAACCATCCTGCATTTCAAACTCCAAAGCTCTCCACCTAAATCCCAAAGGTCATAAAAAGGTCACTAACGAAAGGTTTAAAACCCCAATGTCCTCCACAGCATCACTGCAGCATGAGCTGCTTGAGGTTATCATGGAGGATGGTGTCCTTGACGTCGCGGAAAACCAACCGGATGTTCTCAGTGTTGATGGCGGTGGTGAAGTGGTGGTAGAGGGGCTTCTGCGGCTGCTCCCGCCTCTTGCTCCGGAAGCACTCCACAAGGAACTTCTGCACGTCATTCAGGCTGTGCGGCTCCCCGTCGTACTCAGGAAAGTAGTCCTTGATGGCCACCGTCCGAACCTTCTCCTCCAGCAAGTCCGTCTTGTTGAGGAAGAGGATGATGGAGACATTGCTGAAGACACGGTTGTTGACGATGGTCTCGAAGATGTTGAGCGATTCAGCCAGCCGGTTGGTCTGCCGGTCCTCCATGAGAACTTGGTCAAACTCGCTGGACGACACCAAGAAGAGAATGGAGGTGACGCTGTCGAAGCACTCGAACCAGCGGCGACGCTCTGACCGCTGGCCGCCCACGTCCACCATCTTGAAGGGCACGTTCCTGATCTCGAAGTCATACTCATGGATGCCCTTGGTGGGCCGCCGGGCAAACAAGATGTCCTGCTGAGTGGGCAGGTAATCCTGGGGGGGGCGAGAGCAAAAACAAGTTACCTAGAGATGTACGATATATCGCTTAATGTATTGGTATCAACTGATGCGTGTTACCGATCATCGACAGCGGTCCAGTATGTCAATCTTGGTTAATATTACCCGCCAACATATCGACTTCAGTCGGTCTTCTAAGTTAGCATCACCAGAGCTAAAGACACAACTACCGAAAAAACAGATGATCACACTGGACAAACAGCCATTTTCTGTTGTGGAGGACAAAGGATTTTAGCTGATTCACCACTTGGCATCGACATTTATTTTTTCTAGCAGACACTTGTCCAAGACATAAGTGCAACTATGCCGAGTTTCCGATAAAATCCAAGCGGAAGCAGGAAGGACGAAAGAATTCCTAACAAGACAATTTAATGATGAGAGGAGCAACATTCAAAACAATCAGGGAAGAGAGTGGCAGCTATAGAGGGATTCGTGGACCAGATGGACCCTGAGAAATTCCCTGACGGGAACCTGCCGACTGGACATCAAGAAAGAAAACCTTCCTACAGTCTTCCAAGTCGGTACTCACTGCCTGCGGTGCAGTGGCTGC
This window encodes:
- the gna13b gene encoding guanine nucleotide-binding protein subunit alpha-13b; the encoded protein is MADFLPSRSALTVCFPNCLLTSSEAEQLRKSKEIDKCISRDKTYVTRLVKILLLGAGESGKSTFLKQMRIIHGQDFDQRAKEEFRATIYSNVIKGIRVLVDARDKLHIPWEDSSNQTHGETLMAFDTRAALPSLAGMEKAVFLQLLPAVRALWADGGIQNAYDRRREFQLGESVKYFLDNLDKLGEPDYLPTQQDILFARRPTKGIHEYDFEIRNVPFKMVDVGGQRSERRRWFECFDSVTSILFLVSSSEFDQVLMEDRQTNRLAESLNIFETIVNNRVFSNVSIILFLNKTDLLEEKVRTVAIKDYFPEYDGEPHSLNDVQKFLVECFRSKRREQPQKPLYHHFTTAINTENIRLVFRDVKDTILHDNLKQLMLQ